The segment TAATTAAAAAAGCTGACTTTTTAAACAATTCCAAATACACACTTAATCTTGTTTTAAATAATGAAGGGCTATGTAGGAAGTTGAAAAACTTAGGGAAGAACCGAAGAAGTGAATGACAATATTTAGATATTATTAAGTTTAGAGACACTCAATTTCATACTGAATTAGTGTCAAATTATGATTGGTGTATAATAAAACTAGCATTAATAGTGGATCTCATGAAAATAATACTGCTCTCATCATAATTTGTCAACTCAATAAACagtcacaataaaatttgtgtttgcAAACCAATAGATTATTGAAAAGTGTatttaattattcaaaaaagaaatgtatTACAATTTACAAGTCATAATcagggatgaaaaaaatttcttgtcaCTCTTGACCTGCCTCATGAGTTGTGTGTGGGTTTTCCAAACCTCAAAAAGGTAAATTGGTGGAGACCAATTTTGCTTATCTCATTTTATCTTGCCcaaatgtgtgtgtatatctatatgaattatttatataattaaactatttttatacatattctAATTGTAACTTATttagtttacttattttgttACCATCCCTCGAAAGTCAAAACATTTGTTTTCTCTCATTTTGACATTTTCACATGTCACAACTACTCATTCATTTCCTAGTGAACCCACCCCCCAttaagatttcaaaatttctctTTCTTGACCTCAATCTGAAAAGGGGAAGGAGACACGTACACTGTTGCGCCCGGTGCCAGCTCAACTCATAATTgagcatttattattattattactattctCCTTCGAGGATTATTAATATCCCTTTACTTGTGTATTAGGCCACTCGTACCTCGTCCAAATGGACccattattaaataataataatagttataaGAAATGTACAAAAGAGTGGTGCGCAGGATAAGGCCAAACAGAGAGCAGGCGTAAGTTAGCATTAAATgagaatattaaaaagaaaagttgacGTTGAGGTGTGAGTTGTCTTGTTAATCGtgacactatatatatatatatatttatatatacactcATATATTCTTGTTCACTTAAGCTCTCGTGTTTCGGTGTATAACAAGTTAAGGACGTGTTCCCAAAAAAGCTATTCCATTATTTTTAAACCACACACAAACACGCGTAGCACAAAGAAAccaacacagagagagagagagagagagagattcgtTGTGGCTTTTTTACTCTGTGAGCTCTCGATCGCTACGCATTGGGGGTGAAAATGGTGGCGGTGGCTTTGGATCAGTACGCGTTAGGAGCGATCGTCGTCTCGGCTTTCGCGCTCGTCGTTGCGATTTATAGCTTCGTCGCCGCGAAGAAAAAGGTCGCTGGAGAGGCGCGAACCGAGGCGGTGAACTGCGTCGCCGCGGCGGCCGTTAATGGAGAATGTAGATCCGCTAACGCCGCCGACGCCGACGTTATCATCGTCGGTGCTGGCGTCGCCGGTTCCGCTCTCGCTCACACTCTCGGCAAGGTCCGTcaatcatttctttttctcttctttctttctcggCAACCAAGCAGTGCATTAAGCATATCGTTTTCTATTTTGCTTCAACCTTGGCTTGCTATGTGCGTTTTGTTCAGGAAATTAACATgttaattattgaatttcagATACAGTAGGCTAATTTGGTTGATGATTTTTCGTAATATGTTagtacttttcaaaaaaataataataataataatttgcaatttctctttgtattttttgtttaaattagcaaaaaaaaagaagaagaagagagtttttagtttttgtatgatctgtaaaaatataatttttagataCGCGTTTGTATGTATAAACTGCACTAGTTGTTGAAATGAAGAGGTAGGtgagtatataataatataagtcTCTATCATTTATACTATTTTTCTTGCTTAAGCTGGTTGGGTCTTTTTCTGACTATTTGACAATTTCAAATCCATGATGGAAACATGCCcttaaaaattgcaaatttgtattttgatcGGCGTAATAATCGGCATAATTGATTTGTTGATCTGTTCAATTCCAATGTTAATATTATAGTTATATTCTTAAACccaatagagaaaaaaaaaaaaattttattggtgTGCATCTTGTACTTGGTCCAAGTCCACTTctaagttaattttttaattcatatgcCAGTATAATTTGTTGGTTATTagcaattaattgaaaatttgttggTAGGGACTGACTTGTACGGTGAACCATTTCTGGTAGAGGACATTTTTTTTACTGTAGTGGGAATTTTAGTGCAACTTTGAATGCTTAGTTTGCACAATTCTGTTTTTGCATAATTTGTCACTTGGGGTAGGACAATACGGGGATTCAACGATTCCAATTAGTTGCTAATAACATATGGGTTTTTTTGCCGACATGTACTGTTAAAATTGCAATCTTTTTATTGGGTatccatttttttcttctaactTGTAATTATGGTTGTCTGCTGTTATTTGAGATGTTGATGGTAAATACATGTATACAACATGAATCACGCTTTGAAAATAGCCTTTGTGGTGTGTTTTGTAACCCACTAATTTCTTGTGAACTTTATCGGTAAAGTTCAACAGTTCTTAAGCCAATGATTTCTAGGCTTCTAGCTCAACTAATACCTCCTCCCCTAATAAGTTCTAGGGGATGGTGAGGTTTTGAATTCAAGAcccatgtgtaacttaccaatcacaaaaaaaaaaaaaaaaaaaaaaaaaaaaaaaaaaaaaaaaaaaaaaaaaggggtcaaCAGTTCGTAATTACTATTCAAAAATCCTTTggcataatttattttttagaatccaATGTTCCACCACTTTAATGCCCCTACATAGGTTACAAGTTCTTGTTATTGAACCCAACATAACTTGTGTTTTTTGACTTTAGCTATTAGTTTGTTCCATGATAAATTGTAAACTATCTCATATTAGACTGCCcattatctacagtattttgtTTGGTAAAAATATCCCATTTAggtagctttaaaaaaaaaaaaaaaaaaatccccagcatagatttttttttttctttctttcaaatgtGTATTGATTTTGTACTTCAAACTTGCAGGATGGACGTAGAGTTCATGTAATTGAAAGAGATTTAACAGAGCCTGACCGAATTGTTGGTGAATTGCTACAACCTGGGGGCTATCTCAAATTAATTGAGTTAGGACTTGAAGGTAGGTTTAATTCTAGATCATCAACTATGAACAGAAATTTGGTTATGATACAAGCACCTTACTCAATGGAGGTTTCTTGCTTACCTCCAATTACAGAGGAAGTCAGTTGTTAATGAAATATGCATCATTTCTCACTGCAGATTGTGTGAACGAAATTGACGCGCAACGCGTATTTGGTTATGCACTTTTTAAGGATGGGAAAAACACCCGACTCTCTTATCCCTTGGAGAAATTTCACTCAGATGTGTCCGGAAGAAGCTTTCACAATGGGCGCTTCATACAGAGGATGCGGGAGAAGTCTGCTTCCCTTCCCAAGTATAACTCATCTTCCTTTGTCAATGCATGCTAGATAGTAatttatttacttcttttttctaaaGCTTGCTGCTTGTTGTGTCGTAAGAATTAGTTATTAAGAAGTTTTGCATGACTATGGCAATGAAGATTCAAAATTATTTGTGATGTTTTCTGCTGCAAAGTTTTTAGGTTTTGCAGCATTtgtccccccctttttttttattcttctcacTTCATAGTTGGTCAACATGCAGCACTGAATCTTTTTCCTTGATCCATTTTATTGGATGATTGTATAGTCGCATTTATCAGTCACCTTAGTGTCATGATATACTAACTCTCTGAATATGCCATTTTGTTAGAGGATCATTCATGTCATTGTATTTTGTTCTCTTGAATTCTGTTCATCAGTAGTTATGCcttctttttggatttttttcagTGTACGATTGGAGCAAGGAACTGTTACCTCTCTGCTTGAAGAAAATGGAACAGTTAAAGGTGTGCAATACAAGACTaaagatggaaaagaaatgACGGCATATGCACCTTTAACTGTTGTTTGTGATGGCTGTTTCTCAAACTTGCGTCGCTCCCTTTGCAATCCTCAGGTATGGTTTCCTCTCAATGTCACCCATTGAACAAAAAGTATATCTGTAATTAAAAAatggtttataattttttcataaagtagctaacattaaaattaaaatttagttatCCTTGTTATATTCTTGCATTTCTGAGAACCCTCATCATCTTGTTTGTATCAACTAAGTAGTTTGTAGAAACTTAAATCGTGTATGCCTTATCTTCTGCAGGTTGATATTCCCTCTTGTTTTGTTGGTTTGGTTCTGGAGAATTGCGAACTTCCTTATGCAAATCACGGGCATGTCATACTAGGAGACCCTTCCCCCATTTTGTTTTATCCTATTAGTAGCACGGAGGTTCGCTGTCTGGTTGACGTACCCGGACAGAAAGTTCCATCTATTGCAAATGGTGAAATGGCAAACTATTTGAAGACTGTCGTGGCCCCTCAGGTATATATGTGCTCTacctttttccaaaaaaaaaaaaaaaggcctttaTTTGTTATTGCGTGttatttttccttgtttttgatATATGTCTCAGAATTAATGCTTCCTCTTATTGACTAAATGATATTTCCATTGCAGGTCCCCCCTGAAATATATGATTCTTTTGTTGCTGCTATTGATAAAGGTAACATTAGGACAATGCCCAACAGAAGCATGCCAGCTGCTCCCCATCCTACTCCTGGTGCCTTGTTAATGGGGGATGCATTCAACATGCGGCACCCCTTGACTGGGGGGGGAATGACTGTGGCATTGTCTGATATCGTTGTGCTACGGAATCTTCTCAAGCCTTTGAGAGACTTAAATGATGCACCTACCCTCTGCAAGTATCTTGAATCCTTCTACACCTTGCGTAAGGTTAGTTAGTCATACACTGATATATTAGTTATGATATCATCATTACAACTGCAGTGGTCCAGGctctctcttttctacttgCTTTGCCACATGCACATAAATGTTACTTTCTCAAGCTAACTTATTGTCTTAACGTCCCAATTTGCAGCCAGTGGCATCCACCATTAATACTTTGGCAGGGGCCTTGTACAAGGTCTTTTGTGCTTCACCTGATCAAGCAAGGAAGGAAATGCGCGAGGCCTGCTTTGATTATTTAAGTCTTGGAGGTGTATTCTCAACAGGACCAGTTGCTCTACTCTCAGGGTTGAACCCTCGCCCTTTGAGCTTGGTTCTCCATTTTTTCGCTGTTGCAGTATATGGTGTTGGCCGCTTATGCCTGCCCTTTCCTTCACCTTCACGTGTCTGGATTGGAGCCAGATTAATTTCGGTCAGTACTCTCTCTCCTTATGTGTGTGTTACGTCTGATTCTGCATATGTATTTGTATAAAGGAACAGACTtaaggatattttttttctcgGTTCTGaaagttttgggttttctttgttgCAGGGTGCATCAGCAATCATCTTCCCCATAATCAAGGCCGAAGGAGTTAGGCAAATGTTCTTCCCTGCGACTGTTCCAGCTTATTACAGAGCTCCACCTGTTAAGGGAGATCATTAAAGCAATGTTGCTAAAAATTGGCTGCAGTCAAGATGAGCAATCAGTTAGGCATTTGCCTTAACCCTGTTCAAAATGAAGGGAGGGTGAATActtcaaaaatgagatgtacaTTATTAATAACGCTTTTTGGTTTTTAGAACTTGTTCTTTCTAGTACGTTTATAAAACTACTAttcttttaagtatatataGTTTGTCTATCAGATCTATCTCAAAAAGTTTATGCTTATTTCATTGCTTTTCCACTTGCTAGCTACACTGACTGAACAATAGTAGTAGCAATTCCAGCTATGGCAGTTCTTTGAGCATGCCAACCTACTTTGGATATTATCGATAACTTCAAACATATTTAGATTTCCCtgtgcaaatttattttaaaaaataaaagtttctcCCTGCATCCAAAATGTATGCGCTCTCATTAGCCTAAACTGGGACATTAGTgtctgttcttttttttataaaaaaaaaatcttctaatTTATATGTAcagcatttttcttttatagtaCAGTtatattttggttaattttcgACAGAAAGTTACACCCAAACAATGACAACATCCAAAATAAGCACATTAGCTCTCAGACAACTGCTTAGCAAATAatggcttttttcttttttctatttatggATTTTCCCCCAGCAAATAATGGCTTGGATTTGGAgttttgttcaaaaaaatattcctttagGAGAATTTGGCAAGcaggaaaaacaaaagagaggtCGTCTATATAAGCAAACAACAAGCAAGTTCAATGAGAAGAAAATTAACCTTTATTTGTtggcaaggaaaagaaaaatacagcAGGCTCGAATATGAGGAACTCGAAGTTTCTCTGGTATAAACACAACGGcgcaaattttttgaaatttgcgTAGTGGGTTTATTGAAATTGCCAAATATGAAAGCCTTTCCGGTTAAAGTTCTATATTTGTAAAAACTCTAACCCTATACTTCTACTTCCTACAACAACTCCAAACACTAACGGTCTTTAACTGAAAATGGATTGAATTGTTGGTGACTAATTGTCAAGATATGTTGAAAGAAGAGACACCGAAAGATGGATCATTaactgaaataaaataatatggaTTTTTGTAAATCGAGCAATGAATGCAATACTACCTTTTCAAATATGTCCTCTTCAGACTCTTGTAAACAGCAAGGTGCTAGAACATATagtgtaaataaataaagacatatTCTTTCTTATCTTGGTATGTAAAAGTCGTACATAGTCATTATGCATGATTGAGGAAACATATTGTcctattattgattttttcttatatcattCATTGTTCAATACCGACATGTAAGAGATgttatctatatttatataatatctaatggcctgtttggaagttaaaaaaaggagggggagtagagtagagggagggagagtaatttaattattttgtttggaagttttttaaggaaggagggggaggagtttggaggggtttggaAGGGTTTTAACCACCTCTAACCCCCTATTTTTAATtctcccaaattggagagatttggagggagagtagagtagataaattattgactagataaatttctcaatttacctttctaaattaataatagaccaatgttgcaagtccattttccaataggggtaaatttgtctattttaatcatttcctctcctctccatcctaatttttaaaacattcaaacaagGGGAAGGGTTAATTACTTccttcccccttactaattttaaaaacattcaaataaggtggaggaaaaccattcccctctactctcctccctctctaaacttccaaacaagccatAAAAGTTGAAGTGCTCCTATTGAGCCACACCaatgtaattttttggtttattttggtcTATTTCAGTTCAATTCAGTCACGTCGGTGcatttcggtccactttggtccattcggtCTATACTGTCCATTTTGATTAAATTCTGTCCACTTCAATCCGCTTTAGTCAATTTGGTTCATTTGGTCCATTATGGTCCAATTTAGTCCACTTTGGTTTATTCAATCTACTTTAGTCCATTTGATCCACATTGGTGATGCTTTGGGAGAAGAGATTTGTGTAAAAAAAGGAGTTACTTCATTGACGATTATGTCACATTCTTAATGTTGGTAGAttcttgataaaattacatttttcttattttattaagtgttgtattttttttttcccaatacaAGTGATGAATTTATCTATATCTGCTTCATTTTTAGGCCATTCAAGACAAATAGAATATGAGCTGCTTATAAGGAGTAGTAAAAACAAATTCCAACTacacattacattatttataaaatatcttggcttatataataattgtatGTAAAATACATtatgtttccttaaaaatatacttacaaaatttgaaacactttcaaataacaaatatagatagcttaatttaaaaaatctaatatattcTATCAACTAtactttgttagaaaataatcacaccATTCTAAGAAGGGTTTGAGTTTGACACTTTTAAGTCTCAtctattattttcattcttcaCTTAGCAAAACAACAAATCCTTAAGCAACTAGTTCTTTATAAATGGAGCAACAAATACatttatgtgtgtgtaattGATATCGGATAAAACTCAAATTATCATCAATTGATGGtggagaaaaataatataaaacgaTAGAATATAAAGCAAAATATATTCCAGTTTggataaacaaaaacaaatatgttATAATATTATGTTTTCTAaataggacaaaatttaactacaaaattagttgtaacttaatgttacaaccttactcaatatctttttattggaggtgaattttgacaaatctaccattggattacatctttttcttataatctccatgcttgcaaaatttctagaaaattaaagatcaatagctatgtcatcaataaattgtttaaattacaagtttttgtagtttaaaatgatgcataaaatataagcttatagatcatacagtaaataatatccgattgacacaaaatttgatatgtgtattaagagagtaaaaaacttgcaattcaacggttgaatttgaaaaatatgtagcaattcttattttattaaggTTGTACAACCAATtctgtaactaaactttatccttcCAAATATGCgtgataatattttattaggaaacaattttataaataattatctaCCCATGCAAATTAATCTAAAGCATGTAGGATTAACACTCAAGaaatagttagttttttttttttttttttttttttttttttttttgagaaacaagaaaTAGTTAGTTGATATTCCAATACTTGGGCAACACTAGTATAAATGTACATCAGACGAGGAGGGAGCCAGGGAGGGAGAgggtatataagagagagagagggagagagagtttaTTAACTAGTCATGATCCACTTGTCGAGAATGAAAAGGTAAGAGAAAATTACGGGACCCTCTCCCaccttaggcaattgcctaaatTCTCACATAGCAGATCAAGCATGGACCAAGACCAAATCACAATATTACCACCTCTTATAGCATAAACTCAGCTAAAATA is part of the Quercus robur chromosome 9, dhQueRobu3.1, whole genome shotgun sequence genome and harbors:
- the LOC126698448 gene encoding squalene monooxygenase SE1-like codes for the protein MVAVALDQYALGAIVVSAFALVVAIYSFVAAKKKVAGEARTEAVNCVAAAAVNGECRSANAADADVIIVGAGVAGSALAHTLGKDGRRVHVIERDLTEPDRIVGELLQPGGYLKLIELGLEDCVNEIDAQRVFGYALFKDGKNTRLSYPLEKFHSDVSGRSFHNGRFIQRMREKSASLPNVRLEQGTVTSLLEENGTVKGVQYKTKDGKEMTAYAPLTVVCDGCFSNLRRSLCNPQVDIPSCFVGLVLENCELPYANHGHVILGDPSPILFYPISSTEVRCLVDVPGQKVPSIANGEMANYLKTVVAPQVPPEIYDSFVAAIDKGNIRTMPNRSMPAAPHPTPGALLMGDAFNMRHPLTGGGMTVALSDIVVLRNLLKPLRDLNDAPTLCKYLESFYTLRKPVASTINTLAGALYKVFCASPDQARKEMREACFDYLSLGGVFSTGPVALLSGLNPRPLSLVLHFFAVAVYGVGRLCLPFPSPSRVWIGARLISGASAIIFPIIKAEGVRQMFFPATVPAYYRAPPVKGDH